Proteins encoded together in one Entomobacter blattae window:
- a CDS encoding DUF1656 domain-containing protein, which yields MSGVIDINGVLISSFVYNALLSLVAIVLIRPVLTRLKIHTLFWNLPLAEFALLICFLALFTLLF from the coding sequence ATGTCTGGTGTGATTGATATTAACGGTGTGCTGATTTCCTCTTTTGTCTACAATGCCCTCTTGAGCCTGGTGGCGATCGTATTAATCCGCCCCGTGCTGACAAGGCTTAAAATCCATACCCTGTTCTGGAACTTACCCTTAGCAGAATTTGCCTTACTCATTTGTTTTTTAGCCTTATTTACCCTTTTATTCTGA
- a CDS encoding FUSC family protein: protein MLTLSLKKAFYQAAPVGIYAVSLKNWLFPPGCWSFCLRTWLSVVLALSASFWLQLESPSSAAITVMLLAQPLRGQVLSKAIYRMAATIIGAIVSIILVALFPQERYLLLGGMGLWLCTCVAIGSLERDFRSYGAILAGYTAIIISIAAIDQPQDVFELAVNRTAAIAVGIATVACINDFFGSPTAWKKLAEKLHLISQEVYSLADRAIEGHPLPNDKTIAELAARIIGLISDMSFARTEMEDSVYRTAGARSAMVGMLDIISCSRAINDILHHQPITQQLHTKIRTYYTSEMPAALSVYQTQNALETLLEKDQKTGQLILPTSPQEAFLIERTERIVLQTRWVANGIDTLIRGRKAASASPPTRIVRHQDRFAAFMNALRTLFGFSITAFVCVLSGIPAITITLSQVSIMLTQAGLNPAPKAIGYGSLIGIPLTICSAAIVNYFALPYGNSMVYLAIILLPQVFLACLLLLNPKTSQIGFNFGVFFFAVLSLENRHDFDPTAFVDRSVYFLFASILIFICIVLIFPVSARRRRFRIALSVVTDLKNQFFHIGEHEGPALVTRQYDRLAQTLLWNDQRPQTLAAEKVFSRLMSLGDLNGALARSRRYLERACHIPAALPAAQEALSAITDHDRAITISSILFCCETFLQIRANLIREEQGVVLSCAAALYHVAHLLKHNTRALYHSDIIAVKAN, encoded by the coding sequence TTGTTGACACTCTCTCTAAAAAAAGCCTTCTACCAGGCGGCTCCTGTAGGCATTTATGCCGTATCCCTTAAAAACTGGCTTTTCCCACCAGGGTGCTGGAGCTTTTGCCTCCGCACGTGGCTTTCTGTTGTACTGGCCTTAAGTGCTTCGTTCTGGCTTCAGCTAGAGTCCCCTTCGTCGGCTGCTATCACGGTTATGCTCCTTGCCCAACCCTTGCGCGGCCAAGTCCTTTCCAAGGCCATATACCGCATGGCGGCGACTATCATTGGGGCTATAGTCTCCATTATTCTGGTCGCCCTCTTCCCCCAAGAACGCTACCTTTTACTAGGTGGAATGGGTCTATGGTTGTGCACCTGTGTCGCTATTGGCTCTCTGGAGCGGGATTTTCGCTCTTATGGAGCCATTCTAGCCGGCTATACTGCCATTATTATCAGCATTGCCGCCATAGACCAGCCCCAAGATGTTTTTGAGCTTGCCGTAAACCGTACCGCAGCCATTGCCGTGGGTATTGCTACTGTAGCCTGTATTAACGATTTTTTTGGCTCCCCTACAGCATGGAAAAAACTGGCAGAAAAACTGCATCTTATTTCTCAGGAAGTCTATAGCCTGGCCGATCGGGCTATAGAAGGTCACCCGCTGCCCAATGACAAGACGATAGCCGAGCTAGCAGCCCGTATCATTGGGCTGATTTCAGATATGTCCTTTGCCAGGACAGAAATGGAAGACAGCGTTTATCGCACAGCAGGTGCCCGTTCTGCTATGGTAGGAATGTTAGATATTATTTCCTGCAGCCGGGCCATTAACGATATTTTGCACCACCAGCCCATTACCCAGCAGCTTCATACAAAAATACGCACCTATTACACAAGCGAGATGCCAGCAGCCCTTTCCGTTTACCAAACACAAAATGCCCTAGAAACCTTGCTTGAGAAAGACCAGAAAACAGGGCAACTCATTCTTCCCACTTCCCCACAGGAAGCCTTTTTGATTGAGCGTACTGAACGGATTGTTTTGCAAACACGCTGGGTTGCTAACGGGATTGACACCCTTATTCGGGGGCGCAAGGCAGCCTCAGCCTCCCCACCTACCCGTATTGTTCGCCACCAGGATAGGTTTGCCGCTTTTATGAATGCGCTCAGAACCCTGTTTGGTTTTTCCATCACGGCATTTGTTTGTGTTTTATCGGGTATTCCAGCCATTACCATTACACTGAGCCAGGTCTCTATTATGCTCACCCAGGCAGGGCTTAACCCAGCACCAAAAGCTATTGGCTATGGCTCTCTCATCGGCATTCCCCTCACCATATGCAGTGCCGCAATAGTGAATTATTTTGCTCTCCCTTACGGCAACAGCATGGTTTATCTGGCCATTATCCTCCTCCCCCAGGTGTTTCTGGCGTGCCTTTTGCTGCTTAACCCAAAAACCAGCCAGATAGGCTTTAATTTTGGGGTGTTCTTTTTTGCCGTCCTCTCCCTTGAGAACCGCCATGATTTTGATCCCACCGCTTTTGTGGACAGAAGTGTTTATTTCCTCTTTGCCTCTATCCTGATTTTTATCTGCATTGTATTGATCTTTCCTGTTTCTGCGCGCCGTCGAAGGTTTCGGATTGCCCTTTCTGTTGTAACTGATCTTAAAAACCAATTCTTCCATATTGGCGAACATGAAGGTCCCGCCCTGGTGACCCGCCAATATGACAGACTGGCCCAAACCCTATTATGGAATGACCAACGCCCACAAACCCTGGCTGCTGAAAAGGTTTTCTCACGGTTAATGTCGCTGGGGGATTTAAACGGGGCCCTGGCCAGAAGCAGGCGCTATCTGGAACGAGCCTGCCATATTCCTGCCGCCCTGCCAGCTGCCCAAGAGGCCCTAAGCGCCATTACCGACCATGACAGGGCCATAACCATCTCTTCCATCCTGTTCTGTTGCGAGACATTTTTACAGATACGCGCAAACCTTATCCGTGAAGAACAAGGGGTAGTTTTAAGCTGTGCTGCAGCGCTTTACCATGTTGCCCACCTGTTGAAGCATAATACCCGTGCCCTTTACCATTCCGATATTATTGCTGTGAAGGCCAATTAA
- the folE gene encoding GTP cyclohydrolase I FolE — MTTSPPKKNRPTATPTRTEAEDAIRTLLRWIGEDPEREGLQETPQRVIRSYDEFFEGYNQDPLDYLSRVFEEVGNYNESVILRDIRFESHCEHHMVPIIGIVHIAYLPNKRVVGISKLARVVNAYARRLQIQERLTAEIANAIHTALQPQGVAVFIESDHHCMTTRGVHRPGVSMSTSTLLGKYKTDPALRQELIAQIFAPRTAFLR, encoded by the coding sequence ATGACGACATCTCCCCCCAAAAAAAACCGCCCTACAGCAACCCCCACCCGCACAGAAGCTGAAGACGCCATACGCACCCTCCTCCGCTGGATAGGTGAGGACCCAGAGAGGGAAGGATTACAAGAAACTCCTCAAAGAGTTATTCGCTCCTATGATGAATTTTTCGAAGGTTATAACCAAGACCCGCTGGACTATTTAAGCCGCGTTTTTGAAGAAGTCGGAAACTATAATGAAAGCGTTATATTAAGGGATATCCGCTTTGAAAGCCACTGTGAACACCATATGGTTCCCATCATCGGCATTGTTCATATCGCCTATCTCCCCAATAAACGGGTTGTAGGGATTTCCAAACTCGCCCGGGTGGTGAATGCCTATGCGCGCCGCCTGCAAATTCAAGAACGATTAACCGCTGAAATTGCCAACGCCATTCATACTGCCCTGCAACCCCAAGGCGTGGCCGTTTTTATAGAATCAGACCATCACTGCATGACAACCCGCGGTGTTCATCGCCCTGGTGTTTCCATGAGCACTTCTACCCTACTTGGCAAGTATAAAACCGACCCTGCCCTGCGACAGGAGTTAATAGCCCAAATTTTTGCCCCTCGCACAGCCTTTTTACGGTAA
- the apaG gene encoding Co2+/Mg2+ efflux protein ApaG, with product MAEDFFHRAQVFFDPEGLPLDLGKNLGRFEAVTEKIHVSVKAFWLEDQSTPEEGLFCWAYHIRVENHGSDTVKLLSRQWEIIDGGGRIEHVQGHGVVGEQPVLNAGVAFEYTSSVMLRSPSGFMRGKYTLINHATNERFDIQIPTFSLDSPYQFQLVQ from the coding sequence ATGGCTGAAGATTTTTTCCACCGTGCCCAGGTTTTTTTTGATCCGGAAGGCCTGCCGCTAGATTTGGGTAAAAACCTGGGGCGCTTTGAAGCGGTGACCGAAAAAATACATGTCAGTGTTAAGGCCTTTTGGCTCGAAGATCAATCAACACCAGAGGAAGGCCTATTTTGCTGGGCCTATCATATTCGGGTGGAAAACCACGGCAGCGACACTGTAAAACTCCTGAGTCGCCAGTGGGAAATTATCGATGGGGGCGGCCGTATAGAGCATGTTCAAGGGCATGGTGTGGTAGGGGAACAACCCGTGCTGAACGCTGGTGTTGCTTTTGAGTATACTTCCAGTGTTATGCTGCGCTCCCCCTCAGGTTTTATGCGCGGGAAATACACCCTGATCAACCATGCCACCAATGAACGATTTGATATCCAGATCCCCACCTTCAGCCTTGACAGCCCCTATCAGTTTCAACTGGTTCAATAG
- a CDS encoding reverse transcriptase domain-containing protein → MTSIVYMTPLDQKYTIFEIDKNSGGKRTIKAPVPKLKKLQSHLSHVLNGCLAEIERERSAKPISFGFRKGRSIAENARRHKRKHWVLNLDLEDFFPSFNFGRVRGFFLKDKAFGLHPEVATTIAQIACDGAALPQGSPCSPVISELIAQILDMHLVRLAKKYSVTYTRYADDITFSTSQREFPTGLATVDTNDPPVWHLSDELVDKIVTSGFTVNAAKTRMHFQDSRQMVTGLVVNEKVNIRSDYYRRARAMCDVLFQTGQYYKVMTQPDDDNEGPKPDLTSNLNPLQASLAIFTQ, encoded by the coding sequence TTGACTTCGATTGTTTATATGACCCCGCTCGACCAGAAATACACGATTTTCGAGATCGACAAGAACTCTGGCGGTAAGCGAACGATTAAAGCCCCGGTTCCCAAGCTCAAGAAGTTGCAGTCGCACCTTTCCCACGTACTCAATGGATGCCTCGCGGAAATCGAGAGGGAACGAAGCGCAAAGCCGATTTCTTTCGGTTTTCGAAAGGGCCGTTCGATCGCCGAAAATGCCAGACGCCACAAGAGAAAACACTGGGTTCTCAACCTCGACCTGGAAGACTTCTTTCCTTCCTTTAACTTTGGTCGAGTACGCGGATTTTTCCTGAAGGACAAGGCGTTCGGCCTCCACCCCGAGGTGGCCACCACGATCGCTCAGATTGCATGCGACGGAGCGGCACTTCCTCAAGGAAGCCCTTGCTCGCCCGTAATCTCCGAGCTCATTGCTCAAATTCTGGACATGCATCTCGTTCGATTGGCCAAAAAATATAGCGTAACCTATACACGCTACGCCGACGATATCACCTTCTCGACAAGCCAAAGAGAGTTTCCAACCGGATTGGCAACCGTTGATACAAACGACCCTCCGGTCTGGCATTTGAGCGATGAGCTTGTTGACAAGATCGTAACCTCTGGGTTCACGGTCAACGCTGCCAAGACCCGAATGCATTTTCAGGATAGCAGGCAGATGGTCACTGGTTTGGTGGTCAATGAAAAGGTCAACATCCGCAGCGACTATTATCGCCGTGCTCGCGCCATGTGCGACGTGCTTTTCCAGACGGGGCAGTATTATAAGGTTATGACCCAACCCGATGACGATAATGAAGGCCCCAAGCCTGATCTGACCAGCAACCTCAATCCCCTTCAGGCATCCTTAGCCATATTTACTCAGTAA
- a CDS encoding DUF1653 domain-containing protein — protein sequence MKARAGHSVNHSPGENNTSQFGQMSEKVSGQASGQTPLLPVVGRYRHYKGGEYTVLFLARHSETEEWMVVYRSEKEGTYWVRPREMWMQTAGDGVPRFTKMDEGEGPP from the coding sequence ATGAAGGCAAGGGCTGGCCATTCTGTCAATCATTCCCCTGGGGAAAATAATACTTCCCAGTTTGGGCAAATGTCTGAGAAAGTGTCTGGGCAAGCATCCGGGCAAACACCTCTTTTACCGGTTGTTGGCCGTTACCGCCATTATAAGGGTGGGGAATATACCGTGCTATTTTTGGCCAGGCACAGTGAAACAGAAGAGTGGATGGTGGTTTACAGAAGCGAGAAGGAAGGAACTTATTGGGTTAGGCCAAGAGAGATGTGGATGCAAACCGCAGGAGATGGCGTGCCACGTTTTACCAAGATGGACGAGGGGGAGGGCCCCCCTTAA
- a CDS encoding type III PLP-dependent enzyme codes for MNPKITRFLENQALPTPYLVVDVDHVEYRYQQLKTQLPQASIYYAVKANPAMAILERLVSLGSSFDAASWEEVELCLQAGAPAGGISFGNTIKKASAIAQAYQAGVRLFAFDCLEELEKIADQAPNAQVYCRLMVENKGAEWPLSRKFGTTLDNAKTLMLKAKDLGLDPYGLSFHVGSQQTSIHAYEAAIAKTALLFTDLAHAGIDLRMVNLGGGFPIRYQEEVPEIDQFTSTIAQAMTQYFKNNIPHIIIEPGRFLVGEAGTICSEVVLTSQRGIPDGPKWVYLDIGRFGGLAETEGEAIKYQIETPYPEGDMVSAAIAGPTCDGADIMYEKTPYQLPIQLKSGDRVSLHSTGAYVSSYCATKFNGFKPLAEYYI; via the coding sequence ATGAATCCAAAAATAACCCGTTTTCTGGAAAACCAGGCTTTGCCAACGCCATATCTCGTGGTGGATGTTGATCATGTTGAATACCGCTATCAACAGCTTAAAACCCAACTACCCCAGGCCAGTATTTACTATGCTGTAAAAGCCAACCCTGCCATGGCTATTCTTGAACGCCTGGTCTCTTTGGGCTCTTCTTTTGATGCAGCCTCGTGGGAAGAGGTAGAATTATGCTTGCAAGCTGGTGCTCCTGCTGGGGGTATTTCGTTTGGCAATACCATCAAAAAAGCCTCTGCCATTGCACAAGCCTACCAGGCAGGAGTAAGGCTTTTTGCGTTTGACTGCCTAGAAGAACTAGAAAAAATTGCAGACCAGGCCCCAAATGCCCAAGTCTATTGCCGCCTGATGGTCGAAAATAAGGGAGCAGAATGGCCCCTTTCCCGCAAGTTCGGTACAACTCTGGACAATGCCAAAACCCTTATGCTCAAGGCCAAAGACCTAGGCCTCGACCCTTATGGACTCTCTTTCCATGTCGGCAGCCAACAAACCTCCATACACGCCTATGAGGCCGCTATCGCAAAAACAGCCCTGCTCTTTACAGACCTTGCCCACGCCGGGATCGATCTGCGCATGGTAAATCTCGGAGGCGGGTTTCCCATACGCTATCAGGAAGAGGTGCCAGAAATCGACCAGTTCACCAGCACCATCGCCCAAGCCATGACACAATATTTCAAAAACAACATCCCCCACATCATCATCGAACCAGGACGGTTCCTGGTGGGCGAAGCCGGCACAATCTGTTCAGAAGTGGTCTTGACCAGTCAAAGAGGCATTCCCGATGGGCCGAAATGGGTTTATCTTGATATTGGCCGTTTTGGGGGGTTGGCCGAAACCGAAGGAGAGGCCATTAAATACCAGATTGAGACCCCCTATCCGGAAGGGGATATGGTCTCTGCCGCCATTGCAGGGCCAACCTGTGATGGAGCCGATATTATGTATGAGAAAACGCCTTACCAGCTCCCCATTCAGCTTAAGTCAGGCGATCGGGTCAGCCTGCATTCAACAGGGGCGTATGTTTCTTCTTATTGTGCCACTAAATTTAACGGCTTCAAACCCTTAGCGGAATATTATATCTAG
- a CDS encoding YihY/virulence factor BrkB family protein, translating to MPENQPESSFIPSEIPPETLPETSAEERELLASGLVQQGPAGNFPNRQQPFLQAVHQGYRVAFPWQIPFSGWKRVARMVFHNLGSDQTGLSAAGCAFYGTLSLIPSISALISLYGLLFDPYTVEPQLEKMRIIMPNSLYQMISQQIHNLLEQPHSTLTFNLFFSFMVTLWAASAGTKSILSALNIAYQEEEHRSFLHYQMTGLLMTIGSLLIAILTLALLVALPAMVHYLPLTVPYQLRKSFGVDFIEQSSDLFVRMGSLCILAVFVLFAFSFVFRYGPSRRKAKWRWVIPGALFTMILWGLSSYAFSIYVGRMANYTTTYGPLGTVAGVMMWFYVTAYAVVLGAELNAALELHVNTDTTQGEDRPMGKRQAYVADHVV from the coding sequence ATGCCGGAAAATCAACCAGAGTCTTCCTTTATTCCCTCAGAGATTCCTCCAGAGACTCTTCCAGAGACTTCCGCTGAAGAGAGGGAGCTCCTTGCATCGGGTCTTGTCCAACAGGGGCCAGCGGGGAATTTCCCTAATCGCCAACAGCCGTTTTTGCAGGCGGTTCACCAAGGTTATCGGGTAGCCTTTCCCTGGCAGATCCCCTTTTCTGGATGGAAGCGTGTTGCTCGTATGGTTTTTCATAATTTGGGGTCAGATCAAACAGGGCTTTCTGCTGCAGGTTGCGCTTTTTATGGCACGCTCTCCCTTATTCCCTCCATTAGTGCGCTTATCTCTCTCTATGGCTTGTTGTTTGACCCCTATACTGTTGAACCCCAGTTAGAGAAAATGCGTATTATCATGCCCAATTCCCTGTATCAGATGATCAGCCAGCAAATCCACAATCTTTTAGAGCAACCTCACAGCACCCTAACCTTTAACCTGTTTTTCTCGTTCATGGTCACATTGTGGGCGGCCTCTGCCGGCACCAAGTCTATTCTTTCTGCTTTAAATATTGCTTATCAAGAGGAAGAGCACCGCAGCTTTCTGCATTATCAAATGACCGGTCTCTTAATGACGATTGGTTCCCTGCTTATTGCCATCCTGACTTTGGCCCTTTTAGTGGCTTTGCCTGCTATGGTGCATTATCTTCCCCTTACAGTTCCCTATCAGCTGCGTAAAAGCTTCGGTGTCGATTTTATTGAGCAGTCCTCAGACCTGTTTGTGCGGATGGGAAGCTTGTGTATCTTGGCCGTATTTGTTCTCTTTGCCTTTTCTTTTGTTTTTCGCTATGGCCCCTCACGGCGGAAGGCCAAATGGCGGTGGGTTATTCCTGGGGCATTGTTTACTATGATCTTATGGGGTCTCTCCTCTTATGCTTTTTCCATTTATGTGGGGCGTATGGCCAATTATACCACCACCTATGGGCCCTTAGGGACTGTGGCAGGTGTGATGATGTGGTTTTATGTTACGGCCTATGCTGTTGTTTTGGGGGCAGAGCTTAATGCCGCCTTGGAGCTGCATGTTAACACAGATACAACACAAGGTGAGGACCGGCCCATGGGGAAAAGGCAGGCCTATGTTGCAGACCATGTTGTCTAA
- a CDS encoding septal ring lytic transglycosylase RlpA family protein produces the protein MTNWYGTAYSAAHLVYKKISGKTLAFGLLAAGTALTFHHHHAHASTLYSNPVAGSSSAVHTPWAESVKKHFSSPQANNFLPNDPTESSTDSDEALSTAVQNSKWSQTGGASWYTGRFPHGRQQLTAAHRTLPFGTKVMVQSPDTGRSIIVTITDRGPYIRGRIIDLSRNAAVKLGILRRGTGHVVISKIDSKSMPMEVAEAPQK, from the coding sequence GTGACAAATTGGTACGGAACAGCTTATTCAGCAGCACACCTTGTCTATAAAAAAATATCCGGTAAAACCCTTGCTTTTGGCTTACTTGCTGCGGGAACTGCCCTAACCTTTCATCACCATCATGCGCACGCCTCAACCCTTTACAGCAACCCCGTTGCTGGGTCTAGTTCTGCCGTTCATACCCCATGGGCAGAAAGTGTAAAAAAACACTTCTCTTCTCCCCAAGCAAACAATTTTCTTCCTAACGATCCTACAGAATCCTCTACCGATTCAGATGAGGCTCTTTCAACGGCAGTCCAAAACTCCAAATGGTCCCAAACGGGAGGAGCTAGTTGGTATACTGGCAGGTTTCCACACGGCCGTCAGCAGCTTACAGCAGCCCACCGTACTCTGCCTTTTGGGACAAAGGTTATGGTTCAATCACCCGATACAGGGCGCTCCATCATCGTAACCATTACCGATCGTGGGCCCTATATCCGTGGCCGTATTATTGACCTTTCCCGCAACGCCGCTGTCAAACTTGGCATATTACGCCGAGGGACAGGGCATGTGGTGATCTCTAAAATCGATTCCAAATCCATGCCTATGGAAGTGGCAGAAGCCCCTCAGAAATAA
- the aroQ gene encoding type II 3-dehydroquinate dehydratase: MLPSLIAVLNGPNLNMLGLRQPEVYGRATLDDVEQLCAQAAERLDVAIDFRQTNSEGELVSWVQECRGRAKGIVINPAALTHTSVALMDALLSVDLPVIEVHLSNIHRREEFRHYSYVSLMATGVICGLGIRGYALALTAMADLILDEEN, encoded by the coding sequence ATGCTACCTTCTTTAATTGCTGTATTGAATGGCCCTAACCTGAATATGCTGGGGCTACGCCAGCCAGAGGTTTATGGGCGAGCAACGCTGGATGATGTGGAGCAGCTTTGTGCGCAGGCTGCAGAACGGCTTGATGTGGCGATTGATTTTCGCCAAACTAACAGTGAAGGAGAGTTGGTGTCCTGGGTGCAGGAATGTCGAGGGCGTGCTAAGGGAATAGTCATTAACCCGGCGGCATTGACCCACACATCTGTCGCGCTGATGGATGCCCTGCTCTCGGTTGACTTGCCGGTGATAGAGGTGCACTTGTCAAATATTCACCGCAGGGAGGAATTTCGTCACTATTCCTATGTATCGCTCATGGCTACTGGGGTGATATGTGGTTTGGGTATTCGTGGGTATGCTTTGGCCTTAACGGCTATGGCTGATCTTATTTTGGATGAGGAAAATTAA
- a CDS encoding acetyl-CoA carboxylase biotin carboxyl carrier protein: protein MSHPLVDAETIRALANVLTETGLTEIEVENKYGRIRVARTLGQPGGQVGGGAFPAPVSVPVAEPSSAPAASASASAPAPGDYSHNTNAITSPMVGIAYLSPDPSSAPFVNEGQEVKEGQTLMLIEAMKTFNQIKSPRTGRVTKVLVTSGAPVEFGEALMIVE, encoded by the coding sequence ATGAGCCACCCGCTCGTAGATGCAGAAACCATTCGTGCTTTGGCCAACGTCCTGACAGAAACAGGGCTTACAGAAATAGAGGTTGAAAACAAATACGGCCGTATCAGGGTTGCGCGCACTTTGGGGCAACCTGGGGGACAGGTGGGTGGTGGGGCTTTCCCTGCTCCTGTCAGTGTACCTGTCGCTGAACCCTCGTCCGCGCCAGCAGCATCGGCAAGCGCTTCAGCCCCCGCTCCAGGGGATTATAGCCATAATACCAACGCCATTACCAGCCCCATGGTAGGGATTGCCTATCTCTCCCCTGATCCTTCCTCTGCACCCTTTGTAAATGAAGGCCAAGAGGTGAAGGAGGGGCAAACCCTCATGCTGATTGAGGCTATGAAAACCTTCAACCAGATTAAATCACCTCGCACGGGGCGGGTTACCAAGGTTTTGGTCACTTCTGGGGCACCGGTGGAGTTTGGCGAAGCTTTGATGATTGTAGAATAA
- the accC gene encoding acetyl-CoA carboxylase biotin carboxylase subunit, which produces MFNKILIANRGEIALRILRACRELGIKTVAVHSTADSEAMHVRLADESVCIGPPASKESYLNVAAILTAATITGADAIHPGYGFLSENAAFAETVEAHGITFIGPTAEHIRVMGDKIAAKAVMGKLGVPLVPGSDGALPDLAHAVKVAEHIGYPVLIKAAAGGGGRGMKVAQTPAELPEAWSVARTEAQAAFGNAEVYMEKYLDNPRHIELQILADNYGHVVHFGERDCSLQRRHQKLLEEAGSPAITEQERDTIGHSATEALKGLGYRNAGTLEFLYQDGQFCFIEMNTRLQVEHPVTEMVCGIDLVKEQIRIAAGEPLGYEQEDIVFSGHAIECRINAEDPVNFMPMPGEVTVFHPPGGLGVRIDSALYTGYKVPPYYDSMVAKLIVHAPSRPEAIARMRRALAEFAIGGIKTVIPLHEKILKDPQFQAGEYSIHWLEHFVAKG; this is translated from the coding sequence ATGTTCAACAAGATTCTTATCGCAAATAGGGGCGAGATCGCTCTACGGATATTAAGGGCCTGCCGTGAGTTGGGTATTAAGACTGTAGCCGTACACTCTACAGCCGATTCAGAGGCCATGCATGTGCGGTTGGCTGATGAAAGTGTCTGTATCGGGCCGCCTGCTTCAAAAGAGAGTTATTTGAATGTGGCAGCCATCTTGACAGCAGCGACCATCACCGGGGCAGATGCCATTCACCCTGGCTATGGCTTCCTTTCAGAGAATGCAGCTTTTGCCGAAACAGTGGAGGCCCATGGCATTACCTTTATTGGCCCTACGGCCGAGCATATTCGTGTTATGGGGGATAAAATTGCCGCCAAGGCGGTGATGGGTAAGCTGGGCGTTCCTTTAGTGCCGGGGTCAGATGGGGCTTTGCCTGATTTGGCTCATGCCGTAAAGGTTGCCGAGCATATTGGCTATCCTGTCTTGATTAAGGCAGCAGCTGGCGGTGGGGGGCGTGGCATGAAGGTGGCCCAAACCCCTGCCGAATTGCCAGAGGCCTGGAGCGTGGCCCGAACTGAGGCCCAAGCAGCTTTTGGTAATGCTGAAGTCTATATGGAAAAATATCTTGATAATCCCCGCCATATTGAATTACAGATTCTGGCCGATAATTATGGTCACGTTGTTCATTTTGGCGAACGGGACTGCTCGTTGCAGCGCCGCCACCAGAAGTTGTTGGAGGAGGCAGGCTCCCCCGCTATTACTGAGCAGGAGCGCGATACGATAGGCCATTCTGCAACGGAAGCCTTAAAAGGGTTAGGGTACCGTAATGCCGGCACGCTGGAGTTTTTATACCAAGATGGGCAGTTTTGCTTTATTGAAATGAATACTCGCTTACAGGTCGAGCACCCCGTTACCGAAATGGTCTGCGGGATAGATCTGGTTAAAGAGCAAATCCGCATTGCTGCTGGAGAGCCCCTGGGGTACGAGCAGGAAGATATTGTTTTTAGTGGCCATGCCATTGAATGCCGTATTAATGCGGAAGATCCGGTTAATTTTATGCCGATGCCAGGTGAGGTTACGGTGTTCCACCCCCCAGGGGGGCTCGGTGTACGGATCGATAGTGCCCTTTATACGGGTTATAAGGTCCCCCCTTATTATGATAGTATGGTTGCCAAGCTGATTGTACATGCTCCAAGCCGGCCAGAGGCCATTGCCCGCATGCGGCGGGCCTTGGCTGAATTTGCCATTGGAGGCATAAAAACGGTTATTCCTCTCCATGAAAAGATCCTGAAAGATCCCCAATTTCAGGCCGGTGAGTATTCCATTCATTGGTTAGAGCATTTTGTCGCCAAGGGCTAA
- a CDS encoding adenine phosphoribosyltransferase: MNPPPIDLKQYIREIPDFPKPGILFYDISSLLKHPDGWQLATARMTSVVCQWNPTLIAGIESRGFLTAAPLATRLGCGMLMLRKPGKLPGKTISHSYNLEYGSDSLHIQHDAITPNQRIVVVDDLLATGGTLQAAVTLLKKAGADVVGCAVMVELMALNGRKALETEVVSLLQYDD; encoded by the coding sequence ATGAACCCTCCCCCTATTGATCTTAAACAATATATCCGCGAAATACCGGATTTTCCCAAACCTGGTATCCTGTTTTATGATATCTCAAGCCTGTTAAAACACCCCGATGGCTGGCAACTTGCAACGGCACGCATGACCTCGGTGGTATGCCAGTGGAACCCCACCCTTATTGCCGGAATCGAATCCCGTGGGTTTCTTACTGCGGCCCCTCTGGCAACGCGCCTGGGCTGTGGGATGCTTATGCTGAGAAAACCCGGGAAACTCCCAGGAAAAACCATTTCCCATTCCTATAACCTTGAATATGGCAGCGATAGCTTACACATTCAGCACGATGCCATCACGCCTAACCAGCGCATTGTGGTTGTCGATGATTTGCTGGCAACTGGGGGCACCCTTCAGGCTGCCGTAACTCTTTTGAAAAAGGCTGGTGCTGATGTGGTTGGCTGCGCTGTTATGGTAGAGCTGATGGCCCTAAACGGCCGCAAGGCCCTGGAAACAGAAGTGGTTTCCTTATTACAATATGATGATTAA